A genomic window from Silene latifolia isolate original U9 population chromosome Y, ASM4854445v1, whole genome shotgun sequence includes:
- the LOC141628305 gene encoding uncharacterized protein LOC141628305, translated as MAAPKSYTDSPFVDNIALVSVPKGFTPPTMTLYDGTTNTLDHVNQYKHKMMVVTATGSLKEACMCKDFRLTLSGAALQWFVSLTNKSISTFADLVNAFNQQFTSSRKPEKQTSDLYRIVQRFEESTRDYLNRFNIEKVSIPKCDVSTVVEAFRRGLHHDSDLYRELTKYPCTTFEEVQQKAVGVMRLEEDKSIRDVYDTERTNKKITTEKKSERSKSYNKNTMNKVLGDADWTKSASLPPKLSEYGFITGIAGVLKALKELGKRVRWPKKPVPRENDRRDAYKKCEYHHDIGHNTEDCVVLRKEIKHLHEAGCLDHLLTKGAKSGKVNTAEQVLPSPPPLYSKVVKSITGGSEICELTYSAAKRHATETKRDKPESSCRISRSDLPAVAFDETNIQDEGEQHHDALIITLSIGNCMARKILVDTGSSVNLIMLCDTVV; from the coding sequence ATGGCAGCACCAAAAAGCTACACAGACTCACCCTTTGTGGATAACATAGCACTCGTCAGTGTACCGAAAGGATTTACTCCGCCAACCATGACCCTATATGATGGGACGACAAATACGTTGGACCACGTCAACCAGTACAAGCATAAAATGATGGTAGTAACAGCAACTGGTTCACTCAAGGAAGCATGCATGTGCAAGGACTTCAGGTTAACCCTGTCAGGGGCAGCACTACAATGGTTCGTGAGCCTAACGAACAAGTCTATATCCACCTTCGCAGATTTGGTTAATGCCTTTAACCAACAATTCACCAGCAGTCGCAAGCCAGAAAAACAAACAAGCGACCTATACAGGATAGTCCAGAGGTTTGAGGAATCCACTCGGGACTACTTGAACAGGTTCAACATAGAAAAGGTCTCCATCCCTAAATGCGACGTATCCACAGTAGTAGAAGCATTTAGGCGTGGACTTCACCACGATTCAGATCTGTACAGGGAGCTCACCAAGTACCCGTGTACCACCTTCGAGGAAGTACAACAGAAGGCAGTGGGTGTCATGCGCCTAGAGGAGGACAAATCCATCAGGGATGTCTACGACACAGAACGCACCAACAAAAAAATCACCACGGAAAAGAAAAGTGAAAGATCTAAATCGTACAACAAGAACACCATGAACAAAGTTTTAGGGGACGCCGATTGGACGAAAAGTGCTAGCTTGCCCCCCAAATTGAGTGAGTACGGATTCATCACAGGAATCGCCGGAGTATTGAAAGCACTGAAGGAGCTAGGAAAGAGAGTCCGGTGGCCAAAGAAGCCGGTACCCAGGGAGAACGACAGAAGGGACGCCTACAAGAAATGTGAGTACCACCACGACATCGGGCACAACACCGAGGATTGTGTAGTCCTACGAAAGGAGATAAAGCACCTTCATGAAGCAGGCTGCCTTGATCATTTACTAACAAAAGGGGCCAAGTCCGGGAAGGTAAACACAGCAGAACAGGTACTCCCCTCACCACCTCCGCTGTACTCCAAGGTTGTGAAATCCATCACAGGTGGATCTGAGATATGTGAGCTAACTTACTCAGCAGCCAAGCGCCATGCGACAGAGACTAAGAGAGATAAACCAGAATCCTCTTGCCGCATCAGCAGGAGCGATTTACCAGCAGTCGCATTCGATGAGACAAACATCCAAGATGAGGGGGAACAACATCACGATGCATTGATTATCACTCTCTCAATTGGAAATTGCATGGCAAGAAAGATCCTAGTCGACACCGGGAGTTCTGTCAACCTCATAATGTtatgtgataccgtcgtttag